A stretch of Candidatus Poribacteria bacterium DNA encodes these proteins:
- a CDS encoding 4Fe-4S dicluster domain-containing protein translates to MTDGKSTPQLEWERSWQKLPRGGSIPVGGTSRAYLTGGWRSSKPVWDASACSHCLLCWVYCPDSAILLDGVKMVGISYDYCKGCGVCVHECPTEGALAMVQDDGPDA, encoded by the coding sequence ATGACAGACGGGAAGAGCACGCCGCAGCTCGAATGGGAACGCAGTTGGCAGAAGCTCCCGCGCGGCGGATCGATACCGGTCGGCGGAACTTCCCGCGCATACCTGACCGGCGGATGGCGCTCGTCCAAGCCCGTGTGGGACGCTTCGGCATGCAGCCACTGCCTGCTGTGCTGGGTCTACTGCCCCGATTCGGCGATCCTGCTCGACGGCGTCAAGATGGTCGGCATCTCGTACGATTACTGCAAGGGCTGCGGGGTCTGCGTCCACGAGTGCCCAACCGAAGGCGCGTTGGCGATGGTGCAGGACGACGGGCCGGACGCCTAA
- the porA gene encoding pyruvate ferredoxin oxidoreductase translates to MTAQSERVALTGNEAGALAMRQSRPDVVAGYPITPQTELMQQFAQYVADGASDTELILVESEHSAMSAVVGAAATGVRAMTATSANGLAFMWEMLFIAAGYRLPIVMQLVSRSLGGPLNIHCDHSDAMGARETGWLQFFAENAQEAYDNALMAVRIAEHPEVLLPVMTVQDGFITSHTTQVLETLDDETVSAFVGTYRPTDSLSNLAKPMTYGAIVLPDYYMEVKRQQVEAMDEAPRIVALIEEEYADLTGRRYESLDPYRMDDAESAIVVLGSAAGTGKDAVDLLREQGHAVGLLKVRRFRPFPAEEVAQALSHCSAVGVLDRSLALGAPWGPLASDVASSLMRARANVPMLNYVYGLGGRDITVSDIVGVGSGLMQDASDGPKAAVRYVGVHE, encoded by the coding sequence ATGACAGCGCAGTCCGAGCGAGTCGCGCTCACCGGCAACGAGGCAGGCGCGCTGGCGATGCGGCAGTCCCGACCCGACGTCGTCGCGGGCTACCCGATCACGCCGCAGACCGAGTTGATGCAGCAGTTCGCCCAGTACGTCGCTGACGGCGCGTCGGACACCGAGCTGATCCTGGTCGAATCGGAGCACAGCGCCATGAGCGCCGTGGTCGGAGCCGCCGCGACGGGCGTCCGAGCCATGACGGCGACCTCCGCGAACGGCTTGGCGTTCATGTGGGAGATGCTCTTCATCGCGGCGGGGTACCGGCTCCCCATCGTCATGCAGTTGGTCAGCCGAAGTCTCGGCGGGCCCCTGAACATCCATTGCGACCATTCCGACGCCATGGGCGCTCGTGAAACCGGGTGGCTCCAGTTCTTCGCCGAGAACGCGCAAGAAGCCTACGACAACGCCCTCATGGCGGTGCGGATCGCCGAGCACCCGGAAGTGCTCCTGCCGGTCATGACGGTCCAGGACGGCTTCATCACGAGCCATACGACACAGGTTCTCGAAACCCTGGACGACGAGACGGTATCCGCATTCGTCGGAACCTACCGTCCGACGGATAGCCTCTCCAACCTCGCCAAGCCGATGACCTACGGCGCAATCGTCCTTCCCGACTACTACATGGAGGTCAAGCGCCAACAGGTGGAAGCGATGGACGAGGCTCCACGCATCGTCGCCCTCATCGAGGAGGAGTACGCGGACCTCACCGGCAGGCGGTACGAGTCGCTCGACCCGTACCGCATGGACGATGCGGAGAGCGCGATTGTCGTACTTGGCTCCGCCGCGGGAACCGGGAAGGACGCTGTCGATCTGCTGCGGGAGCAGGGACATGCAGTCGGGTTGCTGAAAGTCCGTCGGTTCCGCCCCTTCCCGGCGGAAGAGGTCGCGCAGGCGTTGTCCCACTGCAGCGCGGTCGGCGTGCTGGATCGCTCGCTGGCTCTCGGAGCGCCGTGGGGACCGCTCGCGTCCGACGTGGCGTCTAGCCTGATGCGCGCTCGCGCGAACGTCCCGATGCTCAACTACGTCTACGGACTGGGTGGGCGCGACATCACGGTGAGCGACATCGTCGGCGTGGGCTCTGGCTTGATGCAGGACGCCTCCGACGGACCAAAAGCCGCCGTCCGCTACGTCGGCGTTCACGAGTAG